One Corynebacterium efficiens YS-314 DNA segment encodes these proteins:
- the lcpA gene encoding cell wall biosynthesis protein LcpA — translation MTEKYRPVRDIQAAPVAVQSTKQAGPVVVRSVVAFLSVLVLLISGLGYFAVGSIGDVANAGNLTLGGGAGVRDGQSLDGATDILLVGSDSRSDAQGNTLSDEELAMLRAGDEENDNTDTIMVIRVPNDGSSASAVSIPRDTYIHDDEYGNMKINGVYGAYKDARHTELVEQGFTNESELESRSKEAGREGLIDAVSNLTGITVDHYAEIGLLGFVLLTDAVGGVEVCLNEPVNEPLSGADFDAGRQTLGGSDALSFVRQRHGLPRGDLDRIVRQQAFMASLVNQILSSGTLTNPGKLSALADAVMRSVIIDEGWDVMGFATQLQNLAGGNVTFTTIPVTSIDGVGDYGESVVTVDLDQVHAFFEDALGGDEPEETTSDGDASGEATGEATANADTMVHVLNASGEAGLAGGVAGHLEGLGYTIEEIGNAIDGLYYESQVLAADPTDPQAEAIAAELGGLPIVANASLDADTIIVISHIDYAGPTAETVSEPTSTPVGQPGGDASGEPILSPEIDAGGDGPRCVN, via the coding sequence GTGACCGAAAAGTACCGTCCAGTCAGGGATATCCAGGCGGCTCCTGTCGCCGTGCAGAGCACGAAACAGGCCGGGCCCGTCGTTGTCCGCAGTGTTGTGGCGTTCCTCTCCGTCCTGGTGCTGCTCATCTCCGGGCTGGGGTATTTCGCGGTGGGAAGCATCGGTGATGTGGCCAATGCCGGCAATCTCACGCTCGGTGGTGGCGCGGGCGTCCGGGACGGCCAGTCCTTGGACGGTGCCACCGATATCCTCCTGGTCGGTTCCGATTCCCGTTCCGATGCCCAGGGCAACACCCTCTCGGACGAGGAGTTGGCCATGTTGCGTGCCGGGGATGAGGAAAATGACAACACCGACACCATCATGGTCATTCGCGTGCCCAATGACGGGTCCTCCGCGTCCGCTGTCTCCATCCCACGCGACACCTACATCCATGATGATGAGTACGGCAACATGAAGATCAACGGTGTGTACGGCGCGTACAAGGATGCCCGCCACACCGAACTGGTGGAACAGGGTTTCACCAATGAGTCGGAATTGGAATCCCGGTCCAAGGAGGCCGGACGTGAGGGGTTGATCGATGCCGTCTCCAACCTCACGGGTATCACCGTCGACCACTACGCGGAGATCGGCCTGCTGGGTTTCGTGCTGCTCACCGATGCCGTCGGCGGTGTTGAGGTCTGTCTGAATGAGCCGGTCAACGAGCCGCTGTCAGGCGCGGATTTCGATGCCGGACGCCAGACGCTCGGCGGTTCCGATGCCCTGTCCTTTGTCCGCCAGCGCCACGGACTCCCCCGCGGGGATCTCGACCGCATCGTGCGCCAACAGGCCTTCATGGCCTCACTGGTCAACCAGATCCTCTCGTCCGGCACATTGACCAACCCGGGGAAGCTCTCCGCTCTGGCTGATGCGGTGATGCGCTCGGTGATCATCGATGAGGGTTGGGACGTCATGGGGTTTGCCACCCAGCTGCAGAACCTCGCCGGGGGCAATGTCACCTTCACCACCATCCCGGTGACCTCCATCGACGGTGTCGGTGATTATGGCGAGTCCGTGGTCACCGTCGACCTGGACCAGGTACATGCCTTCTTCGAGGATGCCCTGGGCGGGGACGAACCGGAAGAGACCACCTCCGACGGGGACGCATCCGGGGAGGCCACCGGGGAGGCCACAGCCAATGCGGACACCATGGTCCATGTGCTCAACGCCTCCGGGGAGGCGGGACTTGCAGGTGGGGTTGCCGGTCATCTCGAGGGACTCGGCTACACCATCGAGGAGATCGGCAACGCCATCGACGGTCTCTACTACGAGTCCCAGGTGCTGGCCGCAGACCCGACCGATCCGCAGGCGGAGGCCATCGCGGCGGAGCTGGGTGGGTTGCCGATCGTGGCAAACGCCTCCCTGGATGCGGACACCATCATCGTCATCTCCCACATTGACTACGCCGGCCCTACCGCGGAGACCGTCTCCGAACCCACCTCCACCCCCGTGGGCCAGCCCGGGGGTGATGCCTCCGGCGAGCCGATCCTCAGCCCGGAGATCGATGCCGGCGGGGACGGCCCGCGCTGCGTCAACTAG
- a CDS encoding metallopeptidase family protein, translating to MHSRTFRDRHGRGLRGPLLPTAVPRHASRRKAFDRAVLEAYGPLYAAYRKELANLDVAVDTVPRMRLSADMTILPDEITADGPVPLGRVIPPAIDPQGNPTRARIVIFRMPIEQRVTNKAERHELLTHVLTSLVANYLNVEPHDIDPGFQY from the coding sequence ATGCATTCGAGAACTTTCCGCGACAGGCACGGCCGGGGATTGCGGGGTCCACTCCTGCCGACCGCGGTGCCGCGCCATGCGTCTCGTCGTAAAGCATTCGACCGTGCCGTGCTCGAGGCGTACGGCCCGCTCTACGCCGCGTACCGCAAGGAGCTGGCCAATCTCGATGTCGCCGTGGACACCGTGCCGCGCATGCGGCTGAGCGCGGACATGACCATCCTGCCCGATGAGATCACCGCGGACGGACCGGTCCCACTGGGTCGGGTCATTCCCCCCGCGATTGATCCGCAGGGCAATCCGACGCGTGCCCGGATCGTCATCTTCCGCATGCCGATCGAACAACGGGTAACCAACAAGGCCGAACGTCACGAGCTCCTGACCCACGTCCTGACCTCGCTGGTGGCGAACTACCTCAATGTCGAACCCCACGATATCGACCCGGGCTTCCAATACTGA
- a CDS encoding TIGR03089 family protein encodes MELLSHLLASDPASPRLTVYNENTGARLDFSAITLDNWASKVGNMLLEELDLDEDSTVAVDLPVSWQAAVITLGAYAADVRVTFGGGDADVVFTSRDRFAANQGTGDIVLVSEDPFGRGVVESGGELPRGAIDFGPTVRFYGDQFFQPTRTLPEIVGDTEVPPGTRLLSTGWTDLDSFTAHVLAPLAMGGSAVVVAGMVDTQRLDQIATAEKVTARV; translated from the coding sequence ATGGAACTGCTCTCCCACCTTCTCGCCTCCGATCCTGCATCCCCCCGTCTGACGGTCTACAACGAAAACACCGGGGCACGGCTCGATTTCTCCGCCATCACCCTGGACAACTGGGCATCGAAGGTGGGCAATATGCTCCTGGAGGAACTCGACCTCGATGAGGATTCGACCGTCGCGGTCGATCTGCCCGTGAGCTGGCAGGCGGCGGTGATCACCCTCGGCGCCTACGCCGCCGATGTCCGGGTGACGTTCGGGGGCGGGGATGCAGATGTGGTCTTCACCTCCCGCGACCGGTTCGCGGCTAACCAGGGCACCGGGGATATCGTGCTGGTCAGTGAGGATCCCTTCGGCCGTGGCGTGGTGGAGAGCGGCGGTGAGCTCCCCCGGGGTGCCATCGATTTCGGACCCACCGTCCGGTTCTACGGTGACCAGTTCTTCCAACCCACCCGCACCCTGCCGGAGATTGTCGGGGACACCGAGGTGCCGCCGGGGACCCGCCTGCTGAGCACCGGGTGGACCGACCTGGACAGTTTCACCGCCCATGTTCTGGCCCCACTGGCGATGGGGGGTTCCGCGGTGGTGGTTGCCGGGATGGTGGATACCCAGCGTCTGGATCAGATCGCGACCGCGGAGAAGGTCACCGCACGGGTCTGA
- a CDS encoding sugar phosphate nucleotidyltransferase, whose product MSSSEKNGSLDASAGASVDVDAVILVGGKGTRLRPLTNNTPKPMLPTAGHPFLKHLLARIKAAGITHVVLGTSFKAEVFEDYFGDGSDLGLEIEYVVEDQPLGTGGGIRNVYDKLRHDTAVVFNGDVLSGADLGDILATHREKEADLTMHLVRVANPRAFGCVPTDADGRVLEFLEKTEDPPTDQINAGCYVFQRELIASIPADRVVSVERETFPQLLQEGRRVYGHVDTSYWRDMGTPQDFVRGSSDLVRGIAFSPLLEGQTGEELVDPSAGVRDGVILLGGTVVGRGTEIGAGCRLDGTVVFDGVTIEPGAFIENSIISSGVRIGANAHISGCVIGEGAQIGARCELSSGMRVFPGVVIPDGGIRFSSDQ is encoded by the coding sequence ATGTCTAGTTCTGAGAAAAACGGCTCCCTGGATGCATCCGCAGGTGCGTCTGTTGATGTGGATGCCGTCATCCTCGTCGGTGGTAAGGGAACCCGACTCCGCCCCCTGACGAACAACACCCCGAAGCCGATGCTCCCCACGGCCGGGCACCCGTTCCTCAAGCATCTGCTGGCGAGGATCAAAGCCGCCGGTATCACCCACGTGGTGCTGGGAACATCCTTCAAGGCGGAGGTGTTCGAGGATTACTTCGGGGACGGCTCGGATCTGGGACTTGAGATCGAGTACGTCGTGGAGGATCAGCCCCTGGGGACCGGTGGCGGTATCCGCAATGTCTATGACAAGCTCCGTCATGACACCGCCGTGGTATTCAACGGCGATGTGCTCTCCGGTGCGGACCTCGGTGACATTCTGGCCACCCACCGCGAGAAGGAGGCCGACCTGACGATGCACCTGGTGCGCGTTGCCAACCCCCGTGCCTTCGGGTGTGTCCCCACCGATGCCGATGGCCGGGTCCTGGAATTCCTGGAGAAGACCGAGGACCCGCCGACCGATCAGATCAACGCGGGTTGTTATGTCTTCCAGCGGGAGCTCATCGCCTCCATCCCGGCCGACCGTGTGGTGTCGGTGGAACGGGAGACGTTCCCCCAGCTCCTGCAGGAGGGCAGGCGTGTCTACGGGCACGTGGACACCTCCTACTGGCGTGACATGGGCACCCCGCAGGATTTCGTCCGTGGATCCAGTGACCTGGTCCGGGGTATCGCATTCTCCCCCCTCCTGGAGGGGCAGACGGGGGAGGAGTTGGTTGATCCTTCCGCCGGTGTGCGTGACGGGGTGATCCTCCTGGGTGGCACGGTCGTGGGGCGGGGCACGGAGATCGGTGCGGGCTGCCGCCTGGACGGCACGGTTGTCTTCGACGGTGTCACCATCGAGCCGGGGGCCTTCATCGAGAATTCCATCATCTCCTCCGGTGTCCGCATCGGTGCCAACGCCCATATCTCGGGGTGTGTGATCGGTGAGGGGGCGCAGATCGGTGCCCGGTGTGAGCTCAGTTCGGGCATGCGTGTGTTCCCGGGTGTCGTCATTCCCGATGGTGGTATCCGATTCTCCTCGGATCAGTAG
- a CDS encoding ABC transporter ATP-binding protein, with translation MATVSFDKVSIRYPGAERPTVHELDLEIADGEFLVLVGPSGCGKSTTLRALAGLEEVESGVIRIDGQDVTSQEPAERDIAMVFQNYALYPHMSVARNMGFALKLAKLPQAEIDAKVREAAEILGLTDYLDRKPKDLSGGQRQRVAMGRALVRNPKVFLMDEPLSNLDAKLRVQTRAEVAALQRRLGTTTVYVTHDQVEAMTMGDRVAVLKDGLLQQVAPPRELYDTPVNAFVAGFIGSPSMNLFPYDGVTLGVRPESMLVVTGEAPAGYTVVDGTVDIVEELGSESYVYATCDGNRLVARWEDAVVPAPGDRVRFAFDPAGSHRFDPTSGYRLS, from the coding sequence ATGGCCACTGTTTCCTTTGACAAAGTCTCCATCCGGTACCCCGGTGCGGAGCGCCCCACCGTCCATGAGCTCGACCTCGAGATAGCCGACGGTGAATTCCTCGTACTCGTCGGCCCGTCGGGGTGTGGAAAATCAACCACGCTGCGAGCGCTCGCCGGGCTCGAGGAGGTCGAATCCGGTGTGATCCGCATCGACGGGCAGGATGTCACCAGTCAGGAACCTGCGGAGCGTGACATCGCGATGGTGTTCCAGAACTACGCCCTCTACCCCCACATGTCCGTGGCGCGGAATATGGGTTTCGCCCTCAAACTGGCCAAACTGCCCCAGGCGGAGATCGACGCCAAGGTCCGGGAGGCCGCCGAGATCCTCGGCCTCACCGACTACCTGGACCGCAAACCGAAGGACCTCTCCGGTGGTCAGCGCCAGCGTGTGGCCATGGGCCGGGCCCTGGTGCGCAACCCGAAGGTCTTCCTCATGGATGAGCCCCTGTCCAACCTCGATGCCAAACTGCGTGTGCAGACGCGCGCGGAAGTTGCCGCACTGCAGCGTCGCCTGGGTACCACCACCGTCTATGTCACCCATGATCAGGTGGAGGCCATGACGATGGGCGACCGCGTCGCGGTGCTCAAGGACGGACTGCTCCAGCAGGTGGCCCCACCCCGGGAGCTCTACGACACCCCGGTCAATGCGTTCGTCGCCGGTTTCATCGGCTCCCCATCGATGAATCTCTTCCCCTACGACGGTGTGACCCTGGGTGTGCGTCCGGAATCCATGCTGGTGGTCACCGGCGAGGCCCCGGCCGGTTACACCGTGGTGGACGGGACGGTGGACATCGTCGAGGAGCTCGGTTCCGAGTCCTATGTTTACGCCACCTGCGACGGCAACCGCCTGGTGGCGCGCTGGGAGGACGCCGTGGTGCCCGCGCCGGGTGACCGGGTGCGGTTCGCCTTCGACCCGGCGGGTTCACACCGTTTCGACCCGACCAGCGGTTACCGGCTCAGCTGA
- a CDS encoding DUF3499 domain-containing protein has product MSQFRRCSRPGCGKPAVATLTYAYSESTAVVGPLAPAAEPHSWDLCEHHAERITAPLGWEMLRVNDIFPEDDEDLTALAEAVREAGRNASGLVSSEEEVGENHPVNRSARRAEYRAHRRGHLYVVPDPEDWQDPEKS; this is encoded by the coding sequence GTGAGTCAGTTCCGTCGATGTTCCCGCCCCGGTTGCGGCAAGCCCGCCGTGGCCACCCTCACCTACGCGTATTCGGAGTCCACCGCCGTGGTGGGCCCGCTCGCCCCGGCAGCGGAGCCCCACAGTTGGGATCTGTGTGAGCACCACGCCGAGCGCATCACCGCGCCACTCGGCTGGGAGATGCTGCGCGTCAATGACATCTTCCCGGAGGATGATGAGGATCTCACGGCCCTGGCGGAAGCCGTCCGTGAAGCCGGCCGCAACGCCAGTGGCCTGGTCAGCTCCGAGGAGGAGGTGGGGGAGAACCACCCGGTCAACCGTTCCGCCAGGCGTGCTGAATACCGGGCGCACCGACGTGGTCATCTCTACGTTGTTCCCGATCCCGAGGACTGGCAGGACCCGGAGAAGTCCTGA
- a CDS encoding glycosyltransferase family 2 protein, protein MITVTYSPGEHLASFLDSLPAATSRDAVVIMADNGSVDGVPEKAAADRANVEFLPTGGNLGYGTGVNVAARALRARREAGEIDDEFFIVSNPDVIFGEGSIDEMIDCARRHDRAGSIGPLIREPDGSIYPSARAVPTLSNGIGHALFSSIWKSNPWSAHYRDAGNMEDERTAGWLSGSCLLLRWDAFDHIGGFDERYFMYMEDVDLGDRLARAGYDNVFCPSAEITHAQGHVASQHPEILLPAHHESAYRFQADRLPHRWQAPIRLVLRLGLAARAVAAIMAAKLRN, encoded by the coding sequence GTGATCACGGTGACGTACTCACCCGGGGAACACCTGGCGTCATTCCTGGACTCGCTCCCGGCGGCGACATCCCGGGATGCCGTGGTCATCATGGCGGATAACGGATCAGTCGATGGTGTCCCGGAGAAGGCCGCCGCGGACCGCGCGAATGTGGAATTCCTGCCCACCGGCGGCAACCTCGGTTATGGCACCGGGGTCAATGTTGCGGCACGGGCCCTGCGGGCGCGGCGTGAGGCCGGGGAGATCGATGATGAGTTCTTCATCGTGTCCAACCCCGATGTCATCTTCGGCGAAGGGTCCATCGACGAGATGATCGACTGCGCCCGGAGGCACGACCGGGCGGGCAGCATCGGCCCGCTGATCCGTGAACCGGACGGCTCCATCTACCCCAGTGCCCGTGCCGTTCCGACCCTGAGCAACGGCATCGGACATGCCCTGTTCAGCTCCATCTGGAAATCCAACCCCTGGTCCGCGCACTACCGCGACGCCGGGAACATGGAGGACGAACGCACCGCCGGATGGCTGTCCGGATCCTGTCTGCTGCTGCGGTGGGACGCATTCGATCACATCGGTGGGTTCGACGAGCGCTACTTCATGTACATGGAGGACGTGGACCTCGGTGACCGCCTCGCACGCGCCGGGTATGACAATGTGTTCTGTCCCTCCGCTGAGATCACCCACGCACAGGGGCATGTGGCCTCACAGCACCCGGAGATCCTCCTGCCGGCGCATCATGAGAGTGCCTACCGCTTCCAGGCTGACCGCCTTCCGCATCGCTGGCAGGCTCCGATCCGGCTCGTTCTGCGGCTCGGTCTGGCCGCCCGGGCGGTGGCTGCCATCATGGCGGCCAAGCTGCGCAACTAG
- a CDS encoding phosphomannomutase/phosphoglucomutase, giving the protein MRTRESVTAVIKAYDVRGVIGVDLDAEFIRETGAAFARLVRDEGETTVAIGHDMRESSPELAQAFADGVTSQGLDVIHIGLASTDELYFASGTLNCAGAMFTASHNPAEYNGIKLCRRGARPVGQETGLATIIDDLVEGIPAFDGAPGEITERDLLGAYAEYLNDLVDLRGIRPLTVAVDAANGMGGFTVPEVFRGLPLEIKPLYFELDGSFPNHEANPLEPANLVDLQKFVVETGADIGLAFDGDADRCFVIDENGDPVSPSAICAIIAERYLQERPGATIIHNLITSKSVPEIIAENGGTAVRTRVGHSFIKNEMANHGAVFGGEHSAHYYFTEFFNADSGILAAMHVLAALGGQDKPLSEMMARYNRYAASGELNSRLANAQAQVERTNAVLEAFADRTESVDRLDGVTVELAGTPAWFNVRASNTEPLLRLNVEAPTQVEVDALVEEILGIIRA; this is encoded by the coding sequence ATGCGTACCCGTGAATCTGTAACGGCTGTCATCAAGGCGTATGACGTTCGAGGCGTCATCGGCGTTGATCTGGACGCCGAATTCATCCGCGAGACAGGCGCCGCGTTCGCCCGCCTGGTCAGGGATGAGGGGGAGACCACCGTCGCGATTGGCCATGACATGCGCGAAAGCTCCCCGGAACTTGCTCAGGCGTTTGCCGACGGGGTCACTTCCCAGGGCCTGGATGTCATCCATATCGGCCTGGCCTCCACCGATGAGCTCTACTTCGCCTCCGGCACCCTCAACTGTGCCGGTGCGATGTTCACCGCCTCCCACAACCCGGCCGAGTACAACGGCATCAAACTCTGCCGTCGGGGCGCACGCCCGGTCGGGCAGGAAACCGGCCTGGCCACCATCATCGACGACCTGGTCGAGGGTATACCGGCCTTCGATGGTGCTCCCGGTGAGATCACCGAACGCGACCTGCTGGGCGCATATGCCGAGTACCTCAATGACCTGGTTGATCTGCGGGGTATCCGCCCACTGACGGTCGCGGTCGATGCCGCCAACGGTATGGGTGGTTTCACCGTGCCGGAGGTGTTCCGTGGTCTGCCGCTGGAGATCAAGCCCCTGTACTTCGAGCTCGATGGGTCCTTCCCCAACCACGAGGCCAACCCCCTGGAGCCGGCGAACCTGGTGGATCTGCAGAAGTTCGTGGTCGAGACCGGGGCGGATATCGGCCTGGCCTTCGATGGGGATGCTGATCGTTGTTTCGTCATCGATGAAAACGGTGATCCGGTCAGCCCGTCGGCGATCTGTGCGATCATCGCGGAGCGTTATCTGCAGGAGCGCCCCGGTGCCACGATCATCCACAATCTGATCACCTCGAAGTCGGTGCCGGAGATCATCGCCGAAAACGGTGGTACCGCGGTGCGCACCCGGGTGGGGCATTCCTTCATCAAGAATGAGATGGCCAATCATGGTGCGGTGTTCGGTGGTGAGCATTCCGCTCACTATTATTTCACGGAGTTTTTCAATGCTGATTCCGGGATCCTGGCTGCGATGCATGTCCTGGCGGCGCTGGGTGGGCAGGATAAGCCGTTGAGTGAGATGATGGCCCGGTATAACCGTTATGCCGCCTCCGGTGAGTTGAACTCCCGGCTAGCCAATGCGCAGGCCCAGGTAGAGCGTACGAATGCGGTGCTGGAGGCGTTTGCCGACCGTACCGAGAGTGTGGATCGTCTTGATGGGGTGACCGTGGAACTGGCTGGGACCCCGGCGTGGTTCAATGTCCGGGCGTCGAACACCGAGCCGCTGCTGCGGTTGAATGTCGAAGCTCCCACCCAGGTGGAGGTTGATGCTCTGGTGGAGGAGATCCTCGGCATCATCCGCGCCTGA
- the manA gene encoding mannose-6-phosphate isomerase, class I, producing the protein MELLEGTLRAYPWGSRTLIPEMRGEEAPSGRPEAEVWFGAHPGAPSTINGTALNQLIADDPVGMLGERVAREFDGQLPFLLKILAAGAPLSLQAHPSLEQAREGFQRENEAGIEFTAPNRNYRDANHKPELIVALSDFIAMAGFRPLARTLEIFDAIECHELDHYRSMIAVDAEEESLRALFTTWITIPVTKRHELINAIIASAHRYLEQGGQEWIRFVLSHIVELHDRYPGDVGVLGALLLNFYQLKPGEGIYLDAGNLHAYIYGLGVEIMANSDNVLRGGLTSKYVDVPELVRVLDFKSLGNAVVDCVSEGNIHRYPVPVSEFTLDRVRLTGSHDAVHDGPMIILCTESAGGPVLLEHGGQRIELTAGYAVWVPASDGLIGMTADDAEVFIATV; encoded by the coding sequence ATGGAGCTTTTGGAGGGCACGCTGCGCGCCTACCCGTGGGGCTCACGCACCTTGATCCCCGAGATGCGTGGCGAGGAAGCTCCATCAGGCCGCCCCGAGGCGGAAGTCTGGTTCGGTGCGCATCCGGGTGCTCCCTCCACCATCAACGGCACAGCCCTCAATCAGCTCATAGCCGACGACCCGGTGGGGATGCTGGGGGAGCGGGTGGCCCGTGAGTTTGACGGCCAGCTTCCGTTCCTGTTGAAGATCCTCGCTGCCGGCGCTCCCCTGTCACTGCAGGCACACCCCTCACTCGAGCAGGCCCGTGAGGGATTCCAGCGTGAGAACGAGGCCGGGATTGAATTCACCGCGCCCAACCGGAACTACCGGGATGCCAACCACAAGCCCGAACTGATTGTCGCGCTTTCCGATTTCATCGCCATGGCGGGTTTCCGTCCCCTGGCACGCACCCTCGAGATCTTCGACGCCATCGAGTGCCACGAGCTGGACCACTACCGCAGCATGATCGCCGTGGATGCGGAGGAGGAGAGCCTGCGTGCACTGTTCACCACCTGGATCACCATCCCCGTAACCAAGCGGCATGAACTCATCAATGCGATTATCGCCTCGGCCCACCGGTACCTCGAGCAGGGTGGGCAGGAGTGGATCCGTTTCGTCCTCTCCCATATCGTTGAACTCCATGACCGGTATCCCGGTGATGTCGGTGTGCTCGGTGCGCTGCTGTTGAACTTCTACCAGCTCAAGCCGGGCGAGGGCATCTACCTTGATGCCGGCAACCTCCACGCCTACATCTACGGTCTCGGTGTGGAGATCATGGCCAATTCCGATAACGTGCTGCGCGGGGGTCTGACCTCGAAGTATGTGGATGTGCCGGAACTCGTCCGGGTGCTCGACTTCAAATCCCTCGGCAACGCCGTGGTGGATTGCGTCAGTGAGGGAAACATCCACCGCTACCCGGTTCCGGTCAGCGAGTTCACCCTGGACCGGGTCCGATTGACCGGGTCCCATGACGCGGTGCATGACGGACCCATGATCATCCTGTGCACCGAATCCGCTGGCGGGCCCGTGCTCCTGGAGCACGGGGGACAGCGGATTGAGCTGACAGCGGGATATGCCGTGTGGGTTCCGGCTTCCGACGGCCTCATCGGGATGACGGCCGATGACGCAGAGGTGTTCATCGCCACCGTCTGA
- a CDS encoding WhiB family transcriptional regulator: protein MEDSAGQPALHIAKSQARSALELTLDELFGTVEQEWQDQALCAQTDPEAFFPEKGGSTREAKRICQACPVQDECLEFALAHDERFGIWGGLSERERRRLKRQIG from the coding sequence GTGGAGGATTCGGCAGGGCAGCCCGCATTGCACATTGCAAAGTCCCAGGCTCGTTCCGCACTGGAACTGACTCTGGATGAGCTGTTTGGCACCGTGGAACAGGAATGGCAGGATCAGGCGCTGTGCGCGCAGACGGACCCGGAGGCGTTCTTCCCGGAAAAGGGTGGCTCCACCCGCGAGGCCAAGCGGATCTGCCAGGCATGTCCGGTTCAGGATGAGTGCCTCGAATTCGCCCTCGCGCATGATGAGCGCTTCGGTATCTGGGGTGGTCTCTCCGAACGTGAGCGCCGTCGTCTCAAACGCCAGATCGGTTAG